Proteins co-encoded in one Brachyhypopomus gauderio isolate BG-103 unplaced genomic scaffold, BGAUD_0.2 sc213, whole genome shotgun sequence genomic window:
- the LOC143502795 gene encoding E3 ubiquitin-protein ligase TRIM39-like — MDATNPLSEEEFSCPVCCDIFRDPVILSCSHSVCKTCLQQFWEAKGSQECPVCRRRSSRDYPPCNLVLKNLCEAFLASRSQRSSAGSEVLCSLHNEKLKVFCLEDQQPVCLVCQISKAHKTHNCCPVEEAVCDFKNKLKTSLESLQQHLKVLEENKHACEKTAAHIKYQAQHTERQIKEEFEKIYQFLRDEEAARIAALKEEEEQKSHMMRRKIEEMSGEIASLSDQIKNTEKKMEAENILFLLNVSSTLKQVHHTPKEHEKVSGALINVTKHLSNLKFRVWERMQKILQYYPVTLDPNTAHPRLHLSDDLTTVERRPQKSLLPDNPERFDVWACVLGSEGFNSGTHCWDVDVGDSEYWELGVIRESEWRKGGRVWESVWRLGYSKITGKYWTYCPGQKDHYFTPTEKVQRVRVQLDWDRGKVTFTDLLTSSHLRTITDTFTVTVFPLFCSYSSSPMRILPAKISVTSKVNVALN, encoded by the exons atggatgctacaaaccctctgtcagaagaagagttttcatgtcctgtgtgctgtgacatcttcagggatcctgttatactgtcatgtagccacagtgtgtgtaaaacctgtctgcagcagttctgggaaGCCAAGGGGTCtcaagaatgtccagtttgtaggaGAAGATCTTCAAGAGATTATCCTCCCTGTAATCTTGTCCTAAAGAACTTGTGTGAGGCTTTTCTAGCGAGCAGGAGTCAGAGAtcttcagcagggtctgaggtgctctgcagtctgcacaatgagaaactcaaagtcttctgtctggaggaccagcagcctgtgtgtttggtgtgtcagatttcaaaggcacataaaactcacaactgctgtccagtagaggaagctgtgtgtgactttaag aacaaactcaagacctcactggagtctctacagcagcatttgaaggtcttagaggaaaataaacatgcctgtgagaaaacagcagcacacattaag tatcaggcccagcacacagagaggcagataaaggaggagtttgagaagatctaccagtttctaagagatgaagaagcagcaagaatagctgcactgaaggaggaagaggagcagaagagtcacatgatgaggaggaagattgaggagatgagtggagaaatagcatctctttcagatcaaatcaaaaacacagagaagaagatggaagctgagaacatcctgttcttacta AATGTGTCGTCCACATTGAAACA agttcatcacaccCCAAAGGAACATGAGAAGGTGTCAGGAGCTCTGATCAATGTAACAAAACATCTAtccaacctgaagttcagagtctgggagagaatgcagaagattctccagtact accctgttactctggaccccaacactgcacatccacGGCTCCATctgtctgatgatctcactactgtagaacgcagaccacagaaatcactgcttcctgataatccagagagatttgatgtgtgggcgtgtgtcctgggctctgagggctttaactcagggacacactgctgggatgttgatgttggagacagtgaaTACTGGGAactgggtgtaattagagagtctgaatggagaaagggagggagggtcTGGGAGTCAGTGTGGCGTCTGGGCTACAGTAAAATCACTGGTAAATACTGGACATACTGCCCAGGACAGAAAGATCACTACTTCACACCTACAGAGAaagtgcagagggtcagagttcagctggactgggacagggggaaagtgacattcactgatcttctaaccagttcacacctgcGCACTATAACAGACACTTTTACTGTCACTGTTTTCCCATTATTCTGCAGTTACAGTTCCTCTCCTATGAGGATCTTACCAGCAAAGATATCAGTAACCAGCAAAGTTAATGTTGCCTTGAATTAA